The sequence TCCCCCGCCCAAGAGGATGACCTGAAGCTCGCGCTCAAGGCCTACGAACGGTTTGACAGGAAGGAGCGGGCTTCTGCCGTGCGGCAGGTCCTTTCCGGCGAACAAACCCTCTACATCGCCGCGTGCCTGCCAGACAGGACTCGCTCCGTGCTAGCGCAGTTCCAATCCTCCCGGGGGCTCCAGCCGGTGGAGGACCCCGCCGCACTCATCCAGTGGATCGCGGGCTCTCCCTGGTATGTGTCCTCCACGGGAGAGCAGCAGGCCGCGCAACCGGTGGACGGAGGGCGCTTCGCCAGTCCCCGTCAAAAGCCCGAGCCCAAATCCAACCCCGATGATGAGGAGGAAGTGCACGGTGGATACGGCGAGTTGGACCGCGCCGTCCTGGAGCCCTGCGGCCAGAACTCCCAGGAGGGGCTGCTCGCGGCGACCTGGCCCTTCCAGCGGATCGGCGCAAGCGAGCGGACGCGTACCCCCACCCCCCCGGATGCGGACAGCATCCCCTCCTCCGAGCACCCGCGGATAGAGACAGAGCGAGAGACCCTGGAACTCACCCTGGGCGGAATGCTCCACCGCTTCGAACTCGAACTCATCTCCAAGGACGTCGGAGCGTGCGGCAGCTCCCAGTC is a genomic window of Stigmatella erecta containing:
- a CDS encoding SH3 domain-containing protein codes for the protein MSLRFMASVMSWCLIFGLAAPKALAEEAPPPRFVMADVARVRKEPKERGAVVGLLRINARVEPLAAENDGKWLPISVPQSRLKGWIAAASLRESEVTQAEAREQLLKALSAGDKPGALSWADRLRALSPAQEDDLKLALKAYERFDRKERASAVRQVLSGEQTLYIAACLPDRTRSVLAQFQSSRGLQPVEDPAALIQWIAGSPWYVSSTGEQQAAQPVDGGRFASPRQKPEPKSNPDDEEEVHGGYGELDRAVLEPCGQNSQEGLLAATWPFQRIGASERTRTPTPPDADSIPSSEHPRIETERETLELTLGGMLHRFELELISKDVGACGSSQSARITHHLKDGKPKTLTLILQEIVTC